A window of Gallaecimonas kandeliae genomic DNA:
GAAGTGCCTTGCGCCAGGTGCCATCCAACACCACCAGTTGGCGAGGCGGCGCCGGTACTTGGCTGAGGCAGCTTGATTGAGGTCCAGGGAACAGCAGCGCGGCATCCCGCCATTCCAGAGGCAAGGCCTCTACGGCCTGGGTCCTCAGCAACTGGCTATGGGGCAAGGCCTTCTTCACCAAGGCGGCTGTTCCCAGGGGATGCCGCTCTTCCCCCGGGTACTGCACCAACAGCACCCGCGTCTTCGCCGGCACAGGCCCAACCAGGGCGCAGATACAATGGATCCGCAGTCGTTCGCAGTCCGGACAGCTTGCTCGTCCCATGACTCCCCCTTAGGATGGAGGCCCATTCTAAGAAGAGTTAACGTCGGATGCCATATCTGGTCGGAGCTTTTAGTCTGATCCTGGTGGCGGGTCTCTTGGCCTTATTGCCCGCTTCCCTGCACCAATACCTGATCTATGACCGCCAGGCGATACTCGATGGCCAGCTATGGCGGGTACTGACAGGCCACCTGATGCACACCAATTTTTGGCACCTGGCCATGAACAGCGCCGGTACCCTGGTGATTGCTTGGCTGCATGGCCGCTACTACAGCTTCGCCGCCTGGTGGGGGCGCCTGGCTTATCTCGGCCTGATGACCAGCCTGGGCCTGTTGATCTTCTGCCCAGAGCTGCGCTGGTACGTCGGGCTTTCCGGGGTATTGCACGGCCTCATCCTGATGGGAGCCTATGAGGACATCAGGGTGGGTGAGAAGACAGGCTGGCTTATCCTACTGGGTGTCATCGCCAAGATCAGTTGGGAGCAGATCTTCGGGGCACCGGCCGAGACCGCCAGCCTCATCAACGCGCCCGTCGCTACCCAGGCCCACCTGTTTGGGGCCCTGTCCACCCTGCCTTGGCTGCTGGTGGCCTATGGTTTGAACAAAAAGAAAGCCGCTCAAAACTGAGCAGCAGCTAAAGAAAAGGGGCCTTTCGGCCCCTTGTTATTTGAAGCGAATTTTATCGGCATTCGCGCTGAGAAGCTTATCTCCAAGGCCTTTCACTGCCTTGAGCTCGTCAAGGGATTTGAAAGGGCCATGGGCCTCTCTGTATTCCACAATGAGCGCTGCCTTTTTCGCTCCGACGCCCTTGAGAATGTGGGCGATTTGCTCTGCCGAAGCAGAATTTACGTTTACCGTCTCGGCCACCGTTTGCGCCATGGCGGATTTGCCTGACTGGGTTTCGGCGCCAATAGCCGGGACCATACTCAAGGCCAGGAGGCTGGCCACTAAAAACGCACTACGAAAGTTCCTTTTCATCGGTATGTCCTTCACCAAGGTTTGTCCCTGTGAGCACATCCCAAGCTCGCCTTAAGTATAGTCAGTTTTTCAGGCTGTCATTGATGGCGGCCAGGGCCGTCAGGGGCTCGGCGGCCTGGGTGATGGGACGTCCGATCACCAGATAATCTGAACCGGCGGCAATGGCCTCGGCGGGTGTCAGGATCCGCTGCTGGTCGCCTGCGTCGCTGCCGGCCGGACGAATGCCGGGGGTCACCAGCTTGAAATCCTGACCCAGCTCGGTCTTGAGCAGGCTAGCTTCGCGGGCAGAACACACGACTCCGTCCATACCGGCTTCCCTGGCCAGGCGAGCCAGGCGCAGCACCTGTTGCTGTGCCGTTTCAGCCTCCACCCCCAGTTCGGCCAGCTCCTCGTCCTGCATGGACGTCAGCACTGTCACGGCGATCAGCAGCGGGGCCTTGTCACCATAGGGAGCCAAGGCCGCCCTGGCGGCACTCATCATACGGCTGCCACCGCTGGCATGGACATTGACCATCCAGACGCCAAGCTCGGCGGCGGCGGCCACGGCCTTGGCGACGGTGTTGGGAATGTCGTGGAATTTTAGATCCAGGAAGACATCGAAGCCCTTGGCCACCAGCTCGCGGACAAAGTCAGGACCGAAGAGGGTAAACATCTCCTTGCCCACCTTGAGGCGGCATTGGGCCGGGTCCAGCCTGTCAACCAGGGCCAGGGCCTTGTTCTTGTCATCGAAATCCAGGGCCACTACTACGGGCTTGCTCGTCATAAAGGTTCCTCAGTCTCCATCCAAACCGCGGATGGGTTTGATCTGCCCCCACTGCTGGCAGGACGGGCATAGCCAATAGCGCTTGTTGGCGCTAAAGCCGCAGTGGCGACAACGGTAAGTGGGGCGGATGCGGATCTGCTGTTCCACCAGCTCCGCCAACAAATTCAGGCTGGCCTTGGCAGAAGGTTCGGCCACCTTCTCCCTCTGGTATTGGATCAGGCGGCGAAAGCCCTTGAGGGTGGGATGGCGCTTGAGTTCATCCAGTAACAGGTCTTCGGCGTTGTCACGCCCCGCCTCTGACTGGATAAGGTCGGCCAGGGCCAGCACCACAGAGACGCCGCTGTCTCGGACCACGGCCCTGGCCAGGAACTGGTGGTAGCCTTCGCTGTCGCCAAGGCGGCTGAAGAGATCGGCGATAAAAGGCAGCAGCTCAGAGGTATTGTCGGGATCCGTGTCCACCACAGGGATCAGTGCCGCCAGGGCCTCCTCGGTGCGGCCGGACTGGCGATGACACTGGGCCAGGCCTTCGCGGGCCCTGGTGCAGGCACTGTCCACTTCCAAGGCTTTCTTGAACTCCTTGATGGCCTCGCCCGCCTTGCCCTTGTCCAGCGCCAGCTCGGCCAGTTGGCAGTGGAAGTGGGCCAGGGCACGGGTAATGGCCGGAGGCCTATCCTTGCCCATGGCCTTGGCCACCTTGATGGCGTTGTACCAGTCCTTGGTGTGCTGATAGATGGCCAGCAGTTGCTCCTGGGCTTGCTGCTGGTGGTCAGGATCGTCCTTGAGCTCGGTGAAGATGTTTTCGGCCCTGTCGTAGAGGCCGGACACCATGAAATCCAGGCCCAGTTCGAACATGGCCAGGCGCCGGTCTTCTTCACTGATGGAAGGCCTGGCTACCAGGTTCTGGTGGATACGGATGGCTCTGTCCACCTCGCCGCGACGGCGAAAGAGGTTGCCCAGTGCCATATGGGTTTCCAAGGTCTCGGCATCTACCGCCAGCATGTCGATAAAAAGGTCGACGGCCTTGTCTGGCTGGTCTGACAGCAGGAAATTCAGGCCTTTGAAATAGCGTCTGGACAGGCGATTGCGCTGAACCTCCCGTTCCTGGCGTACGCTACGCCGCCCCATGTACCAACCGTAACCGGCTGCGATGGGCAGGAGCAGGAACAGGAGTTCAACCATGGATCAGGCGTCTTTGCTCATTGAGCGCAATTTTTTCTGCAGGGCCTTTATCTTGAGGCGCTGCAGCCAGCATTGGGTCCCCAATACCAGGAAAGCCAGCACGGCTCCCAGGGCAAAGGCGATACCCAGCCATTGGCCGACGGAGAACGTCTTCTGGGCAATGAGGTAATTGACGGCAACGGGTTGGGCGTTTTGGGCTCCCACGGCCAGTGCCAGGGCGAAAATGAGAATGGCTAGCAGCCATTTGATGAGGGTGAGCACCGCACCTCCTGTGGGCATGATCAAACGCCGGTATTATTGCCTGAAAAGGGCTTCAGACACAAAAACGGCATGCTCTCGCATGCCGTTTTTTTTGAGTTGACTGTTCAGGATTGGACGCTCAGGTTGACCCTTTCCCGCAATTCCTTACCCGGTTTGAAATGCGGCACCTGTTTGGCGGGCAATTCAACAGAGTCACCGGTCTTGGGGTTACGCCCAACACGCGGCGCCCGGTAATGCAGGGAGAAGCTGCCAAATCCCCGGATCTCGATGCGCTCACCTGCTTCCAGGGTATTGGCCATCTGTTCCAGAATTTCCTTGACCGCCATTTCCAGATCCCGCGCAGGCAGGTCAGGATATTTGGTCGTCAGGCTCTCAATGAGTTCTGATTTGGTCATGGAATTGTCCTCTGCGCCAAAGAGACGGGGCACAAGGCCCCGTCCGCCTGATTAGTCTTCGCTCTTGGCCGCTTTGAAGGCTTCAGCCATAGCGTTCGGGATAACCGCGTCTTCCTGGCTGTTCAGGTGCTCCATGGCATCACGCTCGTCTGCTTCATCCTTGGCACGGACGGACAGGGAGACGGTGCGGTTCTTGCGATCAACGCCCATGAACTTGGCTTCGACAGACTCACCGACCTTCAGGACGGTGGAAGCGTCTTCGATGCGCTCACGGGAGATGTCGGAAGCACGCAGGTAGCCTTCAACACCTTCACCCAGATCGATGGTGGCGCCTTTGGCGTCAACGGCGATCACGGTACCGTTAACGATAGCACCTTTCTTGTTATCGCTCAGGTAGTTGTTGAAAGGATCGGCTTCCAGCTGCTTGACGCCCAGGCTGATGCGCTCGCGCTCGGCATCCACTTGCAGTACAACGGCGGTGATTTCTTCGCCTTTCTTGTACTCGCGTACGGCTTCTTCGCCGGTAGCGTTCCAGGAGATGTCGGACAGGTGAACCAGACCGTCGATGCCGCCGTCCAGACCGATGAAGATACCGAAGTCGGTGATGGACTTGATCTTACCGGAGACTTGGTCGCCCTTGTTGAATTTGCCAGCGAACTCTTCCCAGGGGTTGAGTTTGCACTGCTTGAGGCCCAGGGAGATACGACGACGCTCTTCGTCGATGTCCAGAACCATGACTTCCACTTCGTCGCCCAGGTTGACAACCTTGGAGGGATGGATGTTCTTGTTGGTCCAGTCCATTTCGGAAACGTGTACCAGGCCTTCAACGCCTTCTTCGATTTCAACGAAGCAGCCGTAGTCGGTCAGGTTGGTCACGCGGCCTTTAAGCTTGTGACCTTCAGGGTAACGCTCGGCGATGGAGACCCAAGGATCGGCACCCAGTTGCTTGAGGCCCAGGGACACACGGGTACGCTCGCGGTCGAACTTCAGTACCTTGACGGTGATCTCGTCGCCGACGTTGACGATCTCGGAAGGATGCTTGACGCGCTTCCAAGCCATGTCGGTGATGTGCAGCAGGCCGTCAACGCCACCCAGGTCTACGAAGGCACCGTAGTCGGTCAGGTTCTTAACGATACCCTTGACTTCCATACCTTCTTGCAGGTTTTGCAGCAGTTGCTCACGCTCAACGTTGTTCTCGGACTCGATCACAGCGCGACGGGAAACCACGACGTTGTTACGCTTCTGGTCCAGCTTGATGACCTTGAATTCCAGGTCTTTGTTTTCCAGGTGAGCGGTGTCGCGGATAGGACGTACATCAACCAGGGAGCCGGGCAGGAAGGCACGGATGCCGTCCAGGTCGACAGTGAAGCCGCCCTTGACTTTGCCGTTGATGATACCGATGACGGTTTCGTTGTTCTCGTAGGCTTTCTCGAGAACCAGCCAGGCTTCGTAGCGCTTGGCTTTTTCGCGGGACAGGATGGTCTCGCCGAAGCCGTCTTCTACGGTGTCCAGGGCCACGTCAACAACGTCACCGACGTTTACGGTGATTTCGCCGTTGGCGTCTTTGAACTGTTCGGCAGGAATAGCGGACTCAGATTTCAGACCAGCGTCAACCAGTACGATGTCCTTCTGAACGCGGACAACGGTACCTTTGACGATGGAACCCGGGCGGGTTTCGATTTCTTTCAGGCTTTCTTCGAACAGTTGAGCAAATGATTCAGTCATGTGTGTCTGCTTATTTAACAAACCATGCGGCATCCGTCCGGCATGGGGTTGTTCATGTTTTCCGCGCCGGTCCCTGGTGCGGAAGGCTTCTCAATTGGCCGGTGCCAACTTGGCACTGACCTCCTGCCAGGCGGCTTCGAGCACCTGCTCGATGGAAAGATGGCTGGTGTCAATGATCACCGCATCTTCCGCTGGCTTCAGCGGCGCCACGGCGCGATTGGCATCGCGCTCGTCACGCTCACGTATCTCGGTTAAAAGACGTTCAATTTTAGCATCCTGGCCAGACGCCAGCAACTGCTGAAGGCGGCGCTCGGCGCGCACTTCGGCGCTTGCGGTCAGGAACAGCTTCACCGGCGCGCTCTTGAACACCACAGTGCCCATGTCGCGGCCGTCGGCCACCAGGCCCGGAGCCTTCTGAAAGGCGCGTTGGCGGCGTAGCAACGCTTCGCGCACCCGAGGAAAGGCAGCCACTTTGGAAGCGGCATTGGCCACTTCCTGGGTACGGATGGCGCTGGTCACGTCCTCCCCTTCGAGGATCACCTTGACCTGGCCTTCGCCGGGTTCGAACTGCACGTCCAAATGTGCCGCCAGGGGTACCAGCGCTTCTTCATCTTCCAAGGGGCATTGGTGATGCAACGCCGCCAGGGCCAGCACGCGATAAATCGCGCCGGAGTCGAGAAAATGCCAGCCCAGTCGTTCTGACAGGTGGTGGCAAAGGGTGCCCTTGCCTACCCCACTGGGTCCGTCCACCGTGACGACGGGTACCAGTTCAGCCATAAAATCCTCCATTTCTACGGATGTGGGTGGAAACCCACAGGCGTCGGGCGCGCATT
This region includes:
- the rpsA gene encoding 30S ribosomal protein S1 → MTESFAQLFEESLKEIETRPGSIVKGTVVRVQKDIVLVDAGLKSESAIPAEQFKDANGEITVNVGDVVDVALDTVEDGFGETILSREKAKRYEAWLVLEKAYENNETVIGIINGKVKGGFTVDLDGIRAFLPGSLVDVRPIRDTAHLENKDLEFKVIKLDQKRNNVVVSRRAVIESENNVEREQLLQNLQEGMEVKGIVKNLTDYGAFVDLGGVDGLLHITDMAWKRVKHPSEIVNVGDEITVKVLKFDRERTRVSLGLKQLGADPWVSIAERYPEGHKLKGRVTNLTDYGCFVEIEEGVEGLVHVSEMDWTNKNIHPSKVVNLGDEVEVMVLDIDEERRRISLGLKQCKLNPWEEFAGKFNKGDQVSGKIKSITDFGIFIGLDGGIDGLVHLSDISWNATGEEAVREYKKGEEITAVVLQVDAERERISLGVKQLEADPFNNYLSDNKKGAIVNGTVIAVDAKGATIDLGEGVEGYLRASDISRERIEDASTVLKVGESVEAKFMGVDRKNRTVSLSVRAKDEADERDAMEHLNSQEDAVIPNAMAEAFKAAKSED
- the pyrF gene encoding orotidine-5'-phosphate decarboxylase, which encodes MTSKPVVVALDFDDKNKALALVDRLDPAQCRLKVGKEMFTLFGPDFVRELVAKGFDVFLDLKFHDIPNTVAKAVAAAAELGVWMVNVHASGGSRMMSAARAALAPYGDKAPLLIAVTVLTSMQDEELAELGVEAETAQQQVLRLARLAREAGMDGVVCSAREASLLKTELGQDFKLVTPGIRPAGSDAGDQQRILTPAEAIAAGSDYLVIGRPITQAAEPLTALAAINDSLKN
- a CDS encoding LapA family protein — protein: MPTGGAVLTLIKWLLAILIFALALAVGAQNAQPVAVNYLIAQKTFSVGQWLGIAFALGAVLAFLVLGTQCWLQRLKIKALQKKLRSMSKDA
- a CDS encoding integration host factor subunit beta gives rise to the protein MTKSELIESLTTKYPDLPARDLEMAVKEILEQMANTLEAGERIEIRGFGSFSLHYRAPRVGRNPKTGDSVELPAKQVPHFKPGKELRERVNLSVQS
- the cmk gene encoding (d)CMP kinase; protein product: MAELVPVVTVDGPSGVGKGTLCHHLSERLGWHFLDSGAIYRVLALAALHHQCPLEDEEALVPLAAHLDVQFEPGEGQVKVILEGEDVTSAIRTQEVANAASKVAAFPRVREALLRRQRAFQKAPGLVADGRDMGTVVFKSAPVKLFLTASAEVRAERRLQQLLASGQDAKIERLLTEIRERDERDANRAVAPLKPAEDAVIIDTSHLSIEQVLEAAWQEVSAKLAPAN
- the rrtA gene encoding rhombosortase, translating into MPYLVGAFSLILVAGLLALLPASLHQYLIYDRQAILDGQLWRVLTGHLMHTNFWHLAMNSAGTLVIAWLHGRYYSFAAWWGRLAYLGLMTSLGLLIFCPELRWYVGLSGVLHGLILMGAYEDIRVGEKTGWLILLGVIAKISWEQIFGAPAETASLINAPVATQAHLFGALSTLPWLLVAYGLNKKKAAQN
- a CDS encoding ComEA family DNA-binding protein, which encodes MKRNFRSAFLVASLLALSMVPAIGAETQSGKSAMAQTVAETVNVNSASAEQIAHILKGVGAKKAALIVEYREAHGPFKSLDELKAVKGLGDKLLSANADKIRFK
- a CDS encoding tRNA-uridine aminocarboxypropyltransferase; translated protein: MGRASCPDCERLRIHCICALVGPVPAKTRVLLVQYPGEERHPLGTAALVKKALPHSQLLRTQAVEALPLEWRDAALLFPGPQSSCLSQVPAPPRQLVVLDGTWRKALRLYEQSPALKVLPQVSLPMGEGSRYLLRKSRKDGALSTVEAVCQALALLEPGLDLSPLEQAFDDLIQRALVRMPAEAKRHYQ
- the lapB gene encoding lipopolysaccharide assembly protein LapB — its product is MVELLFLLLPIAAGYGWYMGRRSVRQEREVQRNRLSRRYFKGLNFLLSDQPDKAVDLFIDMLAVDAETLETHMALGNLFRRRGEVDRAIRIHQNLVARPSISEEDRRLAMFELGLDFMVSGLYDRAENIFTELKDDPDHQQQAQEQLLAIYQHTKDWYNAIKVAKAMGKDRPPAITRALAHFHCQLAELALDKGKAGEAIKEFKKALEVDSACTRAREGLAQCHRQSGRTEEALAALIPVVDTDPDNTSELLPFIADLFSRLGDSEGYHQFLARAVVRDSGVSVVLALADLIQSEAGRDNAEDLLLDELKRHPTLKGFRRLIQYQREKVAEPSAKASLNLLAELVEQQIRIRPTYRCRHCGFSANKRYWLCPSCQQWGQIKPIRGLDGD